atggtggtgatggagaCAGTGCATAAAGGGTACGCACCAATGCGACACCTTTGGGCTGTTTTTTGATCCTTGGTCCTATGAGTTACTACATCAGCGGATCTCGTATACAGTGAAGACAGAAGGTGTGCAAGCTCACTCATGAACTTGAAAGAAAACATTGCATCCCAAATTCTACTCTCATCGTTCATCCACCCTTTCACCCTTCTAACCGCAAGATCGATCTCGTTAAGAATAGGCCATAACTATATGTTATATCGCATATACAACCAAGCTTCATCAACTCTCCATTTCGTGCTTCGAATGCGATGGGAAGATACACGTACATCACCTGAGCTGacatcaaattcacctttacccaGATCCTTATACACCGCCGCCTGAATACGCTTCTCATTATCCTTGATGAGGTATCCAAGTTGTTTGAGATTATATAATCTGTACGCTAGCCTGTGAGTGGCTAGGGAATCAAACCGAGCATTGAGTCTTGCATAAATCTGAAAGCAGTatacgaagaagaaatgTCAGcatacaaggtgagtgtatTGGTACGATACGGTACGGTGGACGGAGACCTACCTTGTCGATTTCCTCAAGGGAAGTTGGGATGTAGTCTGGTATACCCACTTGCCCTTGAGCTTGGTCACGTCGAACAGCTTCAATGTCACTCATCCTTCAGTTTCAATTCAGTAGCAGAATGATGATAGGAAGTGGTGGAATGAGAGATCGATGAGcaatgatggatgagaagtaGACGAAGTACGTCTTCAATCCTTGTTCATGGTCCATGTTGATGTCCAACGAAATTGCGTCCGAGATAACCGGGATCCGTGCGTCATGCGccaagtggaggtggtccactCGAGAAAATCTCCCAAAAAGAGAGGATAAATTACTGATGGTCACGACACCGTTCACAGAAATGGTCTGGTAGACTTTTGTTGTCCCACGTacagatcatgatcatgacCATCCCTTCGATTGTCCCTTTGGCTGTCCTTAAGAGCACAGTAAACAAGCTCGGTGACGGCTCATCTTTAGCTCGGTGTCAAAGAGCCACGATCATGATCTACATCCTTGATCAAAGGCATGCCAAAGATACCCAAATACTCACAGCGCAACAGGCGATAACATTCTCctttcattcatcttccgaagACGAACAAAGGAGAGGATCATTATAGAGGGTGAGATTATAAAGGACGATAATAGGGGCTAGGCGATTATCGGTTTACTTGAAAGGTTGAAGTTTGCTTTTTTACCTGGGTCAAGGAAAGTCGAGTGTGAAAGCTCACGGGTAATGGTTGTACGTTTGCCATAATGATACTGACCTGGCTATCGTTTATGGGTTATTTCTTTGGTCAGTCAAAAGAGCTTGAATCTTGAAAGAACATAACAGTCGTGTTGACTTGAAGTCATTGTTCAACAGTCTCGATACCACCCAACCAAGTCTCTCTTTTAACCTATATCACTTATATTACCAACTCAGTTTCCGACGATACCTACATATTATATGACCTCCAGCATACTCTCTTCCACCAGGATCGAGGATTAGGATTTATATTGGAATCGACCTGAATATCAAGATTTCTCGGGATACAATGTTACCTCAAATCATGAGGTCTGGTAACTATGCAAAGAGAAATCAGCATCGACATCAAAGTCAATATCAAGCTAAACCTGATATACAGGATAAGATCAATGACAGGCATGACCAACGATCCGAAAccaggaggaagttgatgtaCGATCCGATATTTGGTATAATATTGCTAGCTTTCCTGGGAGGGGCGAACGGACAGAGCACCAATGCGAGTTGTTCGTTGAGCGATGATAATAAGTGGATGTTTAATCATGCTGAGGAATCACCATGGTGAGTTATGTCTCTAAGATGTATAGCTATATTTCAAGAATTTGGTCCAGTAACGTGAGTGCTAATCCATCCTGTCACCCGGCTTTGTATAAATAGTTTGGTATGGTCAAAAGTTCAATCACTCTGCATCCCCCAGACATCCTACATCAACGTTCCACCATTACTAGATCAGAGTTATTCGTATAACCTACCCAATGAGAGGAGCTCGGAATGTCAATGTAATAGTGTATCATACTCTCTGATGGTAAGTGTCGATACATCTCCTTACATGTACTTGACAATCGCATGTTTGTTACTATActgaaggagatgggatCTGTTGAGCTGACAGTAAAAGATGTTTTTCGTATCGTAGGCAGCCTGCGCAGTATGCCAGTATCCATCTACTTCCCTTCCATCGGAGAATGACTGGTCAGCCAGTTGTCAAAATTATGTCAACAATGGGTGAGTACGATACAGCAGTACACTAGTATAGGTATTTTACTGAGTCCAATGACCCAACTCGCagattgggatttgatcaatccgTCGTATCGATCGCTGCATTCGCATACCATCAATGGTCAGGCTCAACGTTTAcaggtggtgagtgatacagtacttatactgtacatgtgaTGTCATTGACTTTTTTGATTATGTTCTCCTTCAGACATTGCCAAATCATCTACTACCACTCCTACTTCCCAATCATACACCACCACACTATCACGTACGTTCCCCACTtcgtcgtcctcttcttcaccaagctcttcttcatcaggcacaccttcatcctcctcgaaTTCAGAATCCAATTCTAATTCAGAAGATCATAAGTCAGTCTCATGGGGACCAATAATAGGAGGAGCAGCAGGCGGTCTGATCTTACTCGTTGTCCTCATCCTTCTAGTTAGATGGTTTATAACTCGTAATCACAATAATCCAAAAGACAAAACAAATACAAATAATCGCACACCATATCCATACGCATATCAAGGTCATGGGAAAGAACAATCtcatgatcaagatgattcGTTCTTAGAAATGTTGAACTCAACTAAGCCCAAAACCAAGACTAGAGCCATATCAATCTCTCGTCCAAAATCACTTTCCAAAAATGCCAATATCAAGAAtcaggagaaagaaagacaagagatGTTAAAGAGACGTACAGCTGAATTGATGTCCGATCCCTCCTCTTTCGCTCAACCTCGTACCGCCCCTGTACCATTCACACCACAGAGGACAGacccacctacacctaaGGTTCCGCCTAAGTCAACTAAGAGATCTATAAGATTTACCACAGACACAGATACTGATCGACccatctcaacatcctcttctctcttacAAAATAGCAATGAGAGAGTATTGATTCCACCTAGACAGAGGTACAGTACGATATTCTCAGATTCATCCTCCGACTCCGACGTAGATGGTGGGGGAGGGGGGATATTGAGTCCTCAAGATTTTCATCAGAGTGAATCTGCTTTTCGTACAAAATCaatatcacctttacctcctgcGAAATTGAACGAAATGAAACAAAGGCAAAGTATGGTAGGTTCTTTATCTATGGATTTCAGTGCTCCGCCTTCAATCATCTCCGATTCCCAAAGACCAATAAGCGAAGTAAGAACATTACCATCTTTATATGAACCGGTTACTGGTGCAAGAGAATATAGAAGGAGTGAATTGAGATCACAAATGTTCAGTCCTGAAAGTCAATATCCAGTTACTGGAAAATCGAAATATCCCGAAAGTCAATATTCGTATAGCTTGGATAATTATCCTGCACAAGAGACATTACTTCAAAAGCTTAAAGAACATCAAACATtgagtgagatgggagaaggagatacGGAGACAATAGGAGCTGCTTTGGGAAGTGGGAAAAGGGGAAGTTATTGGGGGAGGGAAAATAGATGGAGTGTTTTGAGTGCTGATACAGCAGGAAAGAACAGGTAGGATCTGAATCTCCAGAGGAGATAGATGAGTGATAGTCAAGTTAGATGTTATATTTCGTTGTATCTCTTAATTTCGGTTGTACCCCTTGATATAGCATAGTATGTTAGCTAGTTGCATCTCCACTTTGATCGATCTGTTTTGCATGATTATTGAAAATCAGCTTAGCCTTCGCTTGTCAGTGTATATACCATCATTGAAAGCGAGTTAGTCAAGACTGTAAGCCTTACGTCCCGGTCCATTCGTTTTCAGAAATCGAGGAAAGGATTAGCTCCACCTATCTATACCTATTCACTTTGCCCATTTTCCAAAGATTTCATAATCTCCAATCTATATCTATAGTCATTTTAAACTAGACTTCACTACGTCTTCCTCATGCTCAATAACCTTTTTTTACGTCGATATCGCAATTTGAATAGTCCATTCCTGGATCCTATCCTAGCCTGAACCAATCCTTCTACCACCACACATCTAGAAGAGGAACACTTGATCTTCCAGTTTTGAGACGGTTCTGGGAGCGGGATAACCAAGTTCTTTAAGGTGACCTCTGTCCAATGGAGAAAAGGTGGTCAGTCAAGCATTAAACTAGGACACACGCAGGTGACAAGTAGGACTATCATACTGGATGTGTGGTATTAAAATTGGGGGGATTGACGCAAGGAGACAGAATCGATTGACTTACTTCATAGCGTTCATCATGGGTGGAGGACCGCACATCAACACCTTATGACCTTCACCATGGTTGGGTGAGCCAACTCCACCATCTGGCATGTGTTTCTCAATCATTTCTTTGGTGACAAAACCGACGCCGCCGTTCCAGTTGGCAGGGGGTTTGTTGAGGACGTGCTGTAGGAAGTAGTATATATCAGCATTGAACGGAAGGTGGCGCACCCAACTCGTTCGGGGGTAATGtatgaggaaagaaggtatttcTCCTTCGCATTGGGTAGATTTGAATACGGGCAGACACTCACATAAAGTGTGAATCTACCACCTGACTGCttctccaaatcctccaattcctttctcaacaagatatcatcttcttccacattAGCGTAGATCAATGATAATTTCGTCTTGTCATTTGGGTTCTTCAAAGaagatttgatgatttgatacaTGGGTGTTATACCTGTTCCACCTGAAATCATGAGTAAGGCAGGAGCGAGGTTGGCACTGTTAGGATATAATGACAATACCGATATCAGCCTCTTGTCAGAAATATTcgggaaagagagaaaggatcatGGTTATCTGGGCTATGTAACAGATGATTGAAAATGATTCCGAACAGAAGAGATATACTCACGTATAATGGAATTTTCCTTTAGGTCCCTTGACTTTGACCTCTTGGCCTATAGTCAACAAGGAGAGGTATCTTGAGATATTACCTTTTTCGTATGTCTACATCATTGGAAAAATAGTAAAAGTCTGGTTATTCACTATTGCATTTGTACGAGTGCGGAAGGCGGGTTTTCAAGCTCACTTTCACAACCAAGTCGAAATGGcctttatcatcatccaaagtAGTAGGCGTATATGACCTGACAACTTGTTTACCGTCAATCTCAGCTGCTACTGAGATATGTTGGCCGACAGGTAGACCGAGAGAGTCGGTTGATTTGGGAAGGGCAAATTTGTAGCTAATGTGGGACGGAATAATCAGCAGCTGATACGAATGGGATGACCGGCATCACAAAATATTCAGAAGGATCTAACAGGGTTGCATTGGATACTTACAGAGCAGTATTATGGGATAGATGATCTTTAGCGACCAACTTGAAACTTCTCCATTCGACCGGGTCCAATACTTTTCGATTCTTGCTGCCTATGTGACATAGGGAGgcctcttcagctttcatatcctcttgatgatgttgtacACAATATGCGACgcagaggtgagtaatgacATGAGATGACCTACCACTGTTGATCAAGTAAGAGATAGcgaggatcaagatcaacaatacTGTACCAGCAGGTTGAGCGTATTGTTGGTACTTTTCAGCGAGAGCTTCGAAATCGATAGCCATGTTGACTTGCCCTGCTCTTCTGTTCTCGGTCTCGGTCTATAGGTATgtgagaaaagaggaagaaagagaatgtaTGCTTTCTACAGTCTCTGGTATGGAAAAACTCGGATAAGACAAACTGGAATGATGAGacgatcatcatctttggGGAAAGGAAAACACGCGCCTGATGATCCGAGCAAGATTTCGATTATCAGGCTCAGGACGGTTTACATGGGTGAATGAATGTGCCTGATAATGTACACCGGTAATGTTGGTCGGGTTTCGGCTTTGGTTGTTCTCGTTCGCAGCTCAGCTCAGCTCAGCTCAGCGGTCGGTCCTTTTACCTTTGTTTTGACCTTCCTTTGACTCCGATTGGCATCCTTTGGCTTCGTGTATATCATCACAAGACAGGAGAAAAGAAGGGACATCATCGGATCGACACTTCAAACGTACAATCATCAAGACAAGTGGTATACTCATGTTCACCTCAAGCAGATGATCCGATTCATCGGACTGGGATACACTGATCTACGATCATCCCAAAATCGTGACCTGGCAAAATGTTGATACACGCCACGGATGGGTTCTCAGGTCGGCTGAGAAGGATAACAAGGCCTATACGAGTCCTCACAAGACGCATACTAGGACCATCAAAACCCACAACAGGCCATACCGAATTACCTGGTCCAAGTTCATCTCTtacgatatcatcgacaatAGGTAATCGATCATGGACCTATCATCCTGATTCATTCTTCAACAGGATCACCATACCTTATGGACTATACCCATTCTTGTTACTTTGGATAGGATGTTTCATCATATTGGTACGACAACAGTATTATACACCCAACACACCACAGATTATAAGTTGTAACGCTGCACCATGGGATGATTGGCCTCCTGATACCTGTGGGATCAACGGAGGTAATTGTAAAGACGATTTGGAAAGTATCGATAACCAGTCGTTCAGATGCTTGGGTGGTTGTGCGAATAGTAAACTGGGTAATCCACGTTATGTAGGTGCAGAGAAAGTCGATGGGACGACTTTGGTCATTGGAGGaggcgatgatgaagggactTATCGGTGAGTTCACTGCGAGTTTGGTCATTTGTTTGAGAAGCAACATCAAGCTAATGCATATATCGTTTTATAATTCAGCGCAGATTCATGGTTATGTCCTTCTGCACTTCACTCCTCCCTTATTTCTCCAACTCTCGGAGGATGTATAAACTTCCATTCCTTACCTTATCCCAATGGATACTCAaattatcaatcatcatttTCAAACAATATCAACTCGACATCTTTCGAACCTTCCTATCCAGGAGCGTATCGCATATTCTCCTACGGCACTTCAAACGGTTGTCTAGACTTGCACTACATCGTAACGGGATTCAACGCGTTCTGCCTCTTAATAACCATTCTACTACTTAACCCACCTTCAAGCTTattgttcatcatcttacTCGTCGGTGGGTACTTCCATTTGGTCTTATTcgccaatccaccttcaaTTCCACCAAATTGGGAGACGATCTTCGCCGGTCTACCACCCATTTTATTGGCTGGATATTGGTTTTGGAAATTATCCTTCAAACGGACATTAGCAGGTTTTAAGGATTTACCAGTAGAGCTGGCCTTGTGGCAAGGATTAGGATATTGGCTAGGTCTGGAGAGCTCAACTATCTTCAGTAAATTGCCTATAACGAGATTGGGTTACGATGCGTTGGATCCTGCTGGGGTCATATCCCTGGTTTGTATAgttgtggtggtggtaatcGTTGTGGCAATTCAGGCTTGGCAAATGAGGAAATATGGCTTGTTGAGGTATTACttgataaggtgagtatacTTGGTCGAGAATATTCAATTCTGGTATACCTTGATGTAGATGCTGATGACAGATGTATGAAAATTCAGATACATCCCCCTCGTCCCACTGCTTATTATCCTAGCGTTCCTTCCAAATTACTCTTTACGACTACACCACTATCTTCTCGCTATAATCGCCATACCCGTCTTATCATTACCTAACAGGATATCATTATTTGGTCAAGCGTTTGCATTGGGTTTATTTTTGGATGGAACGGgtcgatggggatgggatggactGATTCAATTGACTGGATCGGTGAGTGCATACGCCTATAAGCGATTGATCAAAATCCCGTAAGAGCCAAAATCGATCggagctgatatgatgtgaCATGACGTGTACAGCTTGTCGGCGATGCAAATACTGGAAGTTTCGTTCCCTCCTTTTGGTCTAATCTTACAACTCCCACTACTATCCATTTCGATCCGATCGAATCTATCGATCAGATTTACAATGTTACGGGATTCTCGGTGTTGGTCGATGATATACAACATTCTGGTAATTATTCGAATTCATGTGAGTAACCATAGTCTAATAGCTATTATTAAAGAGACGAGCCGAAGGCTGATGGATATATGAAGCTATTGATATGACTTCGCTCAATTTGACTCAGGGAATAGATCATTATCTGAGAATAGCAGTGAGTCTCCCATTGACATATCTACCAAATCATTATATAGCAAACTAATTATCTCTCGTATAGTATATTGCCAATGGCACTTCCCTAGATTTCACAGATCCGGTAGTGTGGTATGCCAATAGCTCGTGGTCAGAATTATGGGCAGGTGTCTCGGATGGGATAGGAAATATAACTACGGATTTGTAATGTGTATTATTAAACTGTGCTGATTCTGCTTTCTGAAGTTGTATTGTTGTCAGTAGTACGCGCATTGTAATGGTTTCAAACGTGATTATCATGCT
The nucleotide sequence above comes from Kwoniella europaea PYCC6329 chromosome 1, complete sequence. Encoded proteins:
- a CDS encoding NADH-cytochrome b5 reductase 1, with the translated sequence MAIDFEALAEKYQQYAQPAGTVLLILILAISYLINSGSKNRKVLDPVEWRSFKLVAKDHLSHNTALYKFALPKSTDSLGLPVGQHISVAAEIDGKQVVRSYTPTTLDDDKGHFDLVVKTYEKGNISRYLSLLTIGQEVKVKGPKGKFHYTANLAPALLMISGGTGITPMYQIIKSSLKNPNDKTKLSLIYANVEEDDILLRKELEDLEKQSGGRFTLYHVLNKPPANWNGGVGFVTKEMIEKHMPDGGVGSPNHGEGHKVLMCGPPPMMNAMKGHLKELGYPAPRTVSKLEDQVFLF